TGGATTGACTTATAACCTGACCAACCTGCTGGTATTGCAGGGCTAAGTTTTCTTTATACACCTGTTATTTTTCACAGCTTTGACACCTTAAAAGTAAGCAATCCATCATTTTCTATCTTTGAGGTGTCCAGCAAGCAGAGAGAAGAAACAGGCGTCAACCATCTATGGTATCCATCCACTACCTTTCACATGTTGCAGATGAACCAAAGCTCTTCTCAGTAAATagaaaaggagaaaggaaaGGAGCATATGCCAAAAGTGAGAGTTTCGGTGCTGGATTTTCTTCACTATGAGCTGTAACTGTTGTCTTCATCTCATTGAagcatttttgtatttttcctcATCCGGGTCGGTCTTTCAAGCATTTATTGTGCTCTCAGCAGTGCTAGAGGTTTTCAGAGTGTCTCTTGTGTGAGTATTGGGAGCGAGAGAAAGAGTGAGTTTAgagaaggagaaagagaaaatggCAATGGACGCGAGGCAGGTGATTGCTGCTATTCTGACTCTGTCAATGTTTGCCATGCTTGGAAACATGATCAAGAAAGATCATTTTGATACGTTTCAAGTAAGTTTACTCTTTGTCCCTCTGTTTCCCAAGAAAACTGAGGAAATTGTTGTGCTAggctttctatttttttttgttttctgagGTCCTGTAATAGTTAATCGTTGCTTTCTGGCATTTCTCAGCTACCAAACAGAACATTAGATGATTGTAAAATTTGTGATGAAAAGTCTGTTGCTTTATCTTTGTGAGCTGTGATGCCATTTGATCTCTGCAGTTCTGAATGAATTGTTTTGCATCTGCATGTTTTTAGTTAagtttccttatattatttgtCTCAAATGTTTACCTTTTGAATTTCTAACTGAAtatttttgcttgatttttagccaATTGGCATCGtgaaacttttcttttcttttcttttctattttttgtttttaattatttgacttgaatttttgagttttattaaaaatttcataGTTTCTTCTGGATTtagagaattttgaaaataaaaccaTGGGCTTCCTGGATCTTTTTTCAACTAATTTCTTTTGTCCTCTGCATaaacaaccaagaaaaaaaGAGCCGAGGTATTtcctttgaatgccaaatttaAATGATGTTATTTTCTTTCAGAACACAAATCAACTCTGTAAATTTATTAAGTCAATTCCAACCATCTTGAAAAGGCCTTTGTTTCTAGCCATGGGACTGGCTATGCTAATCTTGGTTGACCATTTTGGTGTGCCTAGGGCCACTTTATTTCAGTACCAACACGTCTTTTTCAAGTACCTTAGCCATGTGTTCTTTATGGTCCTAGCAACAAGTTTATTCTGAACCATGTTCCTCAACCTGTCCCCAGGTAGCACTACACCCGATTTCTCCCAGATTTGCTTATTTCTAATTGTCTTTTTACAACTTTTCACTTATGCATTTCAACCAcaaacttttttcaaaattacacACTGGTTTGATCTACATGTCATTTTTCTATGCTATGAGGGTGCTACGTCAAGTTCAAATGGTATCGGAATCAAAGAAAAGATATAACAagtattcattttttatgtattttctaaaaataattttgcactactgatttttatttatttatcttttatgggAATCAACTAACTTAGTCTGCCATTTTGCTTTGAAGATGAAATTTCCAGCAACGTCACATGTTCAATACGATACCATAAAAATTGCtgaaaaaaatatcattgaCCTTCCAACCATCCGCAGAGGGCCATGGAAAAATGATAGTGAGGCACTGAAACCTTGCTGGAACAAGCCAGCACTCGGTATGTTCTCATCTGTATTGGATATTTATCAATTATCTTTGTGAAGCATTTTTCATTAGACAGTTGTTTAGCCTTCTTGTTAAACCTTTCTTACTTTTTTCAATGTACAGAAGAGAGAGAGCAGTCAACAGGTTTCATTACATTTTCATTCTCAAATGGCCCTGAGTATCATGTATCACAGGTAAATTTATCACTTCCAGCTGGCACCTGTgcctttaatttttgttttaataatttattcagTTGTATATGTTTTAGATCATTAATTCCCAGTATAATATCTGATTCTTCAGAATTTAGagaatataaaatgtttttatttgtgCATATTGAAATACCCCTAGTACTTCCTGTTGAGTTCTCCATTAAAATGCAATTAGATTCTATTTCTTTGAGCACTAGATTCATCACATCATTTCCAAATGAAATTTGCTAAATTTGtagttacatattttttttttaaatataacttCTCATTCCATGTGTTTGTCATCTGTAGGCAGTTGAACATGATATATAATGTACTTCAGTTTTTACCTATGAGATGTTTGGTGTAGCTTGCATTCTTTTCTATCCCCACACTTTTCATCTTTTGCGACAGATGGTATTTTGCATATGGCTTGTGTTTGAAGTCATTTATTACTGTTCAACATGAACCCAAATTGCTTTGCAAACCTTGTTACAAGCAGCCgcttttggtttttatttattcaaaatttatcaGTCTGTTAGTGTTACTCTCATAATTTAGGGGTTCATATAAGTTATCGgctttcctttttctattatGCTAACTCTTTAAAGAGATTATACTCTAGcattaaaatgtgtttttgttgaTTTCCTCAGCTTGCTGATGCCGTGGTAATTGCAAGATATCTAGGAGCAACTCTTGTGCTTCCTGACATCAGGAAAAGTGAAAGAGGGCAAAAGAGGTTAGTGTTCAATGCAATGCtataaatttcttttccttcaattttttgaCCTTGATTTTCTAAGTTACATGGGCTGGACATATACAGGAAAAATGGGTTTATTAACTATGAAAAACAATTGCAACTTATACTTAAGTATAAATGAAACCCTTTCAGGAAGTTTGAAGAAATTTACGATGCAAAGAAATGTGTGAAAAACCTGGGTAGTGTGGTTAGAGTAGCTCTGGATCAGCCTTCTCAAGCATCAACAGGAAAGCTCACGGTTGTTCGGGTCCCAAACAGGGTTTCTGAAGAATATATTGCTGCAAAGATTGAACCAGTATTTAGAACAAAAGGAAACTTACGTCTTTCAACTTACTTCCCATCCTTGGATATGAGGAGAGCTGAAGAGACTAAATATTTGGATTCATTTGCATGCTTGGCCATGTTTGGGACTCTACAGTTGCAACCGGAGCTGCAGGAAGTGGTTGACTCTATGGTTGGAAGGCTAAGGAACTCGAGTCGGAAGTCCAATGGCCAGTTTGTTGCAGTGGACTTGAGGTTTAAAGTGTTGGAACGAGAGTGCCGGAGAAGAGAGgctaaaggaaagaaaaattgttataatGCAGAGGAGATTGGGGTTTTCCTAAAGAAGATCGGTTTTGACAGAGACACTGCAATCTATTTGACTCAGTCTAAATGGCATCACAGTCTTGATGCACTGAGAGAGATCTTCCCGAAAACATTTACAAAGGTAAGGtcctctatttttcttattaccCCATTAGTTtatctttgttcattttttaaacatttagaTGGATCATGGTAGTAGGTTTGATCATGGTGTATAGAACAATATCTAAGGATTTTAAACCTTTCCAGTCTGCACAAAGTTGCAAAGTTAGTGCCTCTGAACCATCGAgctttaaaattttggttttaacaTGAATTTTGGTACtgctaaaataaaaacaaatctcAAATTTCTGGAAATTCTTAGGAGTTCCATATAAACATTTTTGAATGCTGTTGAAGACCTCTACTTTAGGTTGAAAGCATTGCAAGTTATCAGTGTTTGATCATCATCTAATACTTTCACATAGATGACTTGATTGCCATCCATTCCCCTTAAATTAGCTACCATATTGTTGTTACCACACTAAAGTATGCTATCAGTTGATGAGAGGCAAAAGCAGATCATAATTCAGAACATGAGACCAATCCAGTGGTTTCTTTCAGCTGATAACTGCATACATCTGCATCTAGATCACCCTAGTCATAAAACACTAGTTTGACTCAAGCCTTAGCCTATTAAGGACCC
Above is a window of Vitis vinifera cultivar Pinot Noir 40024 chromosome 11, ASM3070453v1 DNA encoding:
- the LOC100264991 gene encoding protein MANNAN SYNTHESIS-RELATED 2 isoform X3, which encodes MAMDARQVIAAILTLSMFAMLGNMIKKDHFDTFQMKFPATSHVQYDTIKIAEKNIIDLPTIRRGPWKNDSEALKPCWNKPALEEREQSTGFITFSFSNGPEYHVSQLADAVVIARYLGATLVLPDIRKSERGQKRKFEEIYDAKKCVKNLGSVVRVALDQPSQASTGKLTVVRVPNRVSEEYIAAKIEPVFRTKGNLRLSTYFPSLDMRRAEETKYLDSFACLAMFGTLQLQPELQEVVDSMVGRLRNSSRKSNGQFVAVDLRFKVLERECRRREAKGKKNCYNAEEIGVFLKKIGFDRDTAIYLTQSKWHHSLDALREIFPKTFTKEGIMLAEKKAKFLSSESSEFEKAIDFYICSESDVFVPSISGLFYANVVGKRIASGKSQILVPAQN
- the LOC100264991 gene encoding protein MANNAN SYNTHESIS-RELATED 2 isoform X2, with amino-acid sequence MAMDARQVIAAILTLSMFAMLGNMIKKDHFDTFQMKFPATSHVQYDTIKIAEKNIIDLPTIRRGPWKNDSEALKPCWNKPALEEREQSTGFITFSFSNGPEYHVSQLADAVVIARYLGATLVLPDIRKSERGQKRKFEEIYDAKKCVKNLGSVVRVALDQPSQASTGKLTVVRVPNRVSEEYIAAKIEPVFRTKGNLRLSTYFPSLDMRRAEETKYLDSFACLAMFGTLQLQPELQEVVDSMVGRLRNSSRKSNGQFVAVDLRFKVLERECRRREAKGKKNCYNAEEIGVFLKKIGFDRDTAIYLTQSKWHHSLDALREIFPKTFTKEGIMLAEKKAKFLSSESSEFEKAIDFYICSESDVFVPSISGLFYANVVGKRIASGKSQILVPAQVDMAQQC
- the LOC100264991 gene encoding protein MANNAN SYNTHESIS-RELATED 2 isoform X1; translated protein: MAMDARQVIAAILTLSMFAMLGNMIKKDHFDTFQMKFPATSHVQYDTIKIAEKNIIDLPTIRRGPWKNDSEALKPCWNKPALEEREQSTGFITFSFSNGPEYHVSQLADAVVIARYLGATLVLPDIRKSERGQKRKFEEIYDAKKCVKNLGSVVRVALDQPSQASTGKLTVVRVPNRVSEEYIAAKIEPVFRTKGNLRLSTYFPSLDMRRAEETKYLDSFACLAMFGTLQLQPELQEVVDSMVGRLRNSSRKSNGQFVAVDLRFKVLERECRRREAKGKKNCYNAEEIGVFLKKIGFDRDTAIYLTQSKWHHSLDALREIFPKTFTKEGIMLAEKKAKFLSSESSEFEKAIDFYICSESDVFVPSISGLFYANVVGKRIASGKSQILVPAQAEKRKEGFISLSRPWECLSFRRDFHSVPFSP